A stretch of DNA from Synergistaceae bacterium:
ACTTATAGAAAACGTGATTAAACTTGTAAGAGTCCTCCACGTTAAAGCCCCTAACATAGTCATGCCTAACAAAGCCGTAATTATTGCAACAGCAGCGTTTAAATCTTTACTGACACAGACTCGGCCTTCTTCGCGTACTTTTTCGCGTTTTCTGGGTGTAGCTTCTTCTGTGCGTTCTTCAGCGAAAAATTGAAGGTTAAATTTTTTATTAGTGTGAGAGCTCATTAATTTGCGTAAAAAAATTTTCTCCGTGAATGCGAGACAAACCCACAAACCCGGTTTTTCTCGCGCTCTTTTCCCCCGCCCGTAACGCTCATAGACTGTATCGCCGTAAAAATCATAGTGTTCATTATGACAGGAATAAAATTTTATTGTTCGTCTCATTCTTATACAACTGGCCGCCAAAATCTTATAACGCTTAAAGCAAACTCTATCCATTTTTCAAGCTGAGTATAAATCAAATCCATCGTTAGGGGCAACACAGCAGCAAGCACCATAAATCCGAGCATAACTTTAACGGGCATACCGACGACAAAAATATTCATTTGAGGTACAGTGCGCGCCAAGAATCCAAGTCCGACATCAGAGACTAATAACGAGCAGTAAAACGGGAGTACAATTCGCATACTCAATATAAACATTTGCTGAAGCCATGAGCCTAACGACAAATCACCAGCAGGAAATAACGAAATCTGACCGGGCGGAACAAGTTTTAAAGTCTCGACTAACGCCTGAATCATCAATAAATGACCATTCCAGCGAAAATAAAACCATAGAGCCGCTAAAAAATGTAACTGTCCTAATATTGAAGTCTGAGCCATTGACGAAGGATCCATTACCTGCGCCATCGAGAATCCCATTATTGAACCGGTCTGTTCGCCTGCAACCTGTAACGCGTAAAGGGGTAAAGCTGAAATAAAGCCTAATGCAATGCCGATTAATAATTCACGCACAAAAATTACTCCGATAAATATAACGCTGTCGAAATAAATTAACGGGATTGAATCATCTTTTATGACTCCAACTGAACAGATAGTGAGCATTACCGCAAATAAATATCTAAAAGGGGTCGGAGTCATTGAAGTCGTAAACATAGGCGAACTGAACACCAGCCCCACGAATCTCAAGTGAAGCAGCAAATATACAGCTAATAACTGCGCAGGAACTTCAAGACCTTTCACTGTATGAATCTTTCGAGCTGGCCGAGTATTTCACGAGTCATAACCAGCATTCTTTGACTTATGAACGGCGATAATAACACTATGCACAAGAAAACAGCTAAAATTTTCGGGATAAATATTAATGTCTGCTCCTGAATTGACGTAGCTGTCTGCAAGATTCCTATAACGAGACCGACTATCATAGCAGTTAATAAAATCGGCAAAGTTACGGCCATCATTGTCCAGATTGCACCGCTTAGAATATCGAACAGACTCAAAGTTGTAACAGGCATTTTTCAGCGCACACTCCTTTACAATAAATCACGGAACATTTGTAAAACTCTTTAAGACGCTCATTACGACGAGATTCCAACCGTCAGCCATCACGAATAATAGAATCTTGAACGGCAGAGAAATCATCATAGGCGGAAGCATCATCATACCCATTGCGAGCAAAACACTTGAGACAACCATATCAACGACTAAAAACGGGATATAAATTACTACTCCCATTTGAAAAGCTGTCTTAAGTTCGCTCAACATGAAAGCAGGAATTAAAACTCTTGTCGGGACTTGAGATTGATTCGCCGGTCTTGGAGTCTCTGACATTGAGACCATCAACGATAATTCTTCCTGACGTGTATATCTGAACATGAAATTTCGTATAGGTTCTCTTGCGCGCTGCCATGCTTGAGGGGCGTTAATGTTTCCTGACATGTAGGGCGATATAGACTCCTGATAAATATTATTCCAAGTCGGATACATCGTAAACATCGTAAGAAATAAAGCCATTCCCGCGACAACCTGCTGAGGGGGCGACTGTTGAAGACCGATAGCCCTCTGCACGAATCCAAGAACAATAATAATGCGTGTAAAGCTCGTAATCATTAATAAAATTGCAGGCACGAGACTTAACACAGTCATCAGCGCGAGAACCTGAAGAGTTAAAGCTACATCACGTGGCGAATCAGCCGGGGTAATTCCAAAATTTATGGTCGGCAATGGAATATTAGGCGGCATTAATGGCAGTCTCGCCGGAGCAGTTGCAGCAAATGAACTCCCGCAAAATATGAGAATCAATACTAATGCGAGAAAAAAATTAGCTGCTCGATTTAAGCCAATCTTCATAATTCCACCTGCCTAATAAACAAGTACCGCCGGATCCTGTTGTGAATGCTATAACATCGGGGCCGCAGTGAACGACTAAAAATATATCCCTGCCAGTCAGACGCAGGGATGAGATTATCTCGACAGCTGATGAAATTTTTGCGTTATTATTGTGCTTCTTGTAATACTTCACCAGCAGAAACGCGGCCGCTGACATAATTATTAATACACCTACAGCACGGATTATATATGCTGTTAACGTTACGTCCTGGCCTAAAATTTTTACGACAACACCTTTGTAATAGCCTCTATGACTCTTTCGGGCTGGAAGGGCTTGACGATAAAATCATTTGCTCCGGCTTGAATTGCTTCGATTACCATAGGCTGCTGACCCATTGCGGAGACCATTACAATTTTAACGCTGGGATCTAATGCCTTGATTGCTTTGACAGCGTCTATACCGTTCATTTCCGGCATAGTAATATCCATCGTTATAATATCCGGTTTATACTTTTGGAAAGCTGCGACTCCTGCCTTCCCGTTTTCAGCTTCTGCAACGACTTCAAAATCGTTCTTAGTGAGTATATCTTTTAACATCATACGCATAAAAGCCGCATCATCGACTATTAAAACTTTTTTGCCCATTATAATAAAACTCTCCTTTGCAAATTATACGATTATACAAGTTATGGAAAATTTCAACTGCATTATAACACGAAAAATTCAAAATTTTTTATGACGCAGCCCTTGAAGCTCCGCCGGGTATTATATCCGTGATTCTAACGCCGAAATTTTCATCTATTACAACGACTTCACCATGAGCGATTAATTTTCCGTTCACGAGAATGTCAACAGGTTCGCCGGCCATTTTGTCGAGTTCGACGACAGCTCCGGCAGTTAACGCGAGAATTTCCGATACACTT
This window harbors:
- a CDS encoding flagellar biosynthetic protein FliR yields the protein MKGLEVPAQLLAVYLLLHLRFVGLVFSSPMFTTSMTPTPFRYLFAVMLTICSVGVIKDDSIPLIYFDSVIFIGVIFVRELLIGIALGFISALPLYALQVAGEQTGSIMGFSMAQVMDPSSMAQTSILGQLHFLAALWFYFRWNGHLLMIQALVETLKLVPPGQISLFPAGDLSLGSWLQQMFILSMRIVLPFYCSLLVSDVGLGFLARTVPQMNIFVVGMPVKVMLGFMVLAAVLPLTMDLIYTQLEKWIEFALSVIRFWRPVV
- a CDS encoding flagellar biosynthetic protein FliQ; translation: MPVTTLSLFDILSGAIWTMMAVTLPILLTAMIVGLVIGILQTATSIQEQTLIFIPKILAVFLCIVLLSPFISQRMLVMTREILGQLERFIQ
- the fliP gene encoding flagellar type III secretion system pore protein FliP (The bacterial flagellar biogenesis protein FliP forms a type III secretion system (T3SS)-type pore required for flagellar assembly.); the encoded protein is MKIGLNRAANFFLALVLILIFCGSSFAATAPARLPLMPPNIPLPTINFGITPADSPRDVALTLQVLALMTVLSLVPAILLMITSFTRIIIVLGFVQRAIGLQQSPPQQVVAGMALFLTMFTMYPTWNNIYQESISPYMSGNINAPQAWQRAREPIRNFMFRYTRQEELSLMVSMSETPRPANQSQVPTRVLIPAFMLSELKTAFQMGVVIYIPFLVVDMVVSSVLLAMGMMMLPPMMISLPFKILLFVMADGWNLVVMSVLKSFTNVP
- a CDS encoding response regulator; translated protein: MGKKVLIVDDAAFMRMMLKDILTKNDFEVVAEAENGKAGVAAFQKYKPDIITMDITMPEMNGIDAVKAIKALDPSVKIVMVSAMGQQPMVIEAIQAGANDFIVKPFQPERVIEAITKVLS